A single Euryarchaeota archaeon DNA region contains:
- a CDS encoding 3-methyl-2-oxobutanoate dehydrogenase, translating into MVRKEDAGYNAPASLEPDDTHLFQLIGPKGEVPSRFEPKLSRDSLLHVYRTMVFQRMIDERMMNLQRQGRIGFYGATTGEEATPIASAAALDPSDWIFPALRQGGTLLYRGYPLKKWLGNLFGTLDDPAKGRSMPCHYSDRDYNVVSWSSCIGTQLPHAVGMSHAAKIRGDKTIAAAYLGDGATSEGDSHISLNWAAVYTLPVVFICQNNQWAISVPTSMQTASETYAIKARAYGMPGYRVDGNDALAVYYATKLAADRARRGEGPTFIEAVTYRMLGHSTSDDPTRYRDSVDVEFWKSRDPIKRLRSYLEWKGLYDAKWEAAEKSQIDAEIDVAIPQGEKAALPALDTMMDDVFEEPSAALKEQLANGSRRV; encoded by the coding sequence GGCTACAATGCGCCCGCGAGCCTCGAGCCGGACGACACGCATCTTTTCCAGTTGATCGGACCAAAAGGCGAGGTGCCTTCCCGTTTCGAGCCGAAACTATCACGCGACTCGCTCCTCCACGTCTACCGCACCATGGTCTTCCAACGGATGATCGACGAGCGGATGATGAACCTCCAGCGCCAGGGCCGCATCGGATTCTACGGAGCGACAACCGGGGAGGAGGCGACACCGATCGCAAGTGCCGCCGCGCTCGACCCATCCGACTGGATCTTTCCTGCGCTTCGACAAGGCGGAACACTTCTTTATCGCGGCTATCCGTTGAAAAAATGGCTCGGGAACCTCTTCGGCACGCTCGACGATCCCGCCAAAGGCCGATCGATGCCTTGCCACTACTCGGACCGCGACTACAACGTCGTCTCGTGGTCGAGTTGCATCGGCACTCAACTCCCGCATGCGGTCGGGATGAGCCACGCCGCAAAGATCCGTGGCGACAAGACGATCGCCGCCGCGTACCTGGGGGACGGCGCCACCAGCGAAGGCGACTCGCATATTTCCCTGAATTGGGCTGCCGTCTACACGCTGCCGGTCGTGTTCATCTGCCAGAACAACCAGTGGGCAATCTCGGTCCCGACGTCAATGCAGACCGCGTCGGAGACGTATGCGATAAAGGCGCGCGCCTACGGCATGCCCGGTTACCGAGTCGACGGCAACGACGCTCTTGCCGTGTATTACGCGACGAAACTCGCCGCTGACCGCGCGCGGCGTGGGGAGGGGCCGACATTCATCGAGGCTGTCACCTACCGGATGCTCGGCCACTCGACGAGCGACGATCCGACGCGATACCGCGACTCCGTCGATGTAGAGTTCTGGAAATCCCGTGACCCGATAAAACGCCTGCGCTCCTATCTTGAGTGGAAGGGCCTCTACGACGCCAAATGGGAAGCGGCGGAGAAGTCGCAAATCGACGCGGAGATCGACGTAGCAATACCGCAGGGGGAGAAAGCCGCGCTTCCCGCCCTTGACACGATGATGGACGACGTCTTCGAGGAGCCGTCGGCTGCGCTCAAGGAGCAACTGGCGAACGGTTCGCGCCGCGTTTGA